In Streptomyces ambofaciens ATCC 23877, a single genomic region encodes these proteins:
- a CDS encoding class I SAM-dependent methyltransferase produces the protein MQEPVTSEAETAEPEATRRAAGVTESARANRGWWDRNADEYQIDHGTFLGDDRFVWCPEGLDEVEAELLGPAEELKGKDVLEIGAGAAQCSRWLTAQGARPVALDLSHRQLQHALRIGSSFPLVCADAAVLPFADGSFDLACSAYGALPFVADPRLVLREVHRVLRPGGRFVFSVTHPLRWAFPDEPGPEGLSVSASYFDRTPYVEQDDEGRAVYVEHHRTLGDRVRDVVTSGFRLVDLVEPEWPEWNTSEWGGWSPLRGHLIPGTAVFVCERD, from the coding sequence ATCCAAGAGCCCGTAACGTCCGAGGCCGAAACGGCGGAGCCCGAGGCCACCCGGCGTGCCGCCGGTGTCACGGAGAGCGCCCGCGCCAACCGTGGGTGGTGGGACCGTAATGCGGACGAGTACCAGATCGATCACGGCACCTTCCTCGGCGACGACCGCTTCGTGTGGTGTCCCGAGGGACTGGACGAGGTGGAGGCCGAGCTCCTCGGTCCGGCTGAGGAGCTGAAGGGCAAGGACGTCCTGGAGATCGGCGCCGGCGCCGCCCAGTGCTCACGCTGGCTGACCGCGCAGGGTGCCCGGCCCGTGGCCCTGGACCTCTCCCACCGCCAGCTCCAGCACGCGCTGCGCATCGGCTCGTCCTTCCCCCTGGTCTGTGCCGACGCGGCCGTGCTGCCCTTCGCGGACGGCTCGTTCGACCTCGCGTGCTCGGCGTACGGGGCGCTGCCCTTCGTCGCCGATCCGCGGCTGGTGCTCCGGGAGGTGCACCGGGTGCTGCGCCCCGGGGGTCGCTTCGTCTTCTCGGTCACGCACCCGCTGCGCTGGGCGTTCCCGGACGAACCCGGTCCCGAGGGGCTGTCGGTGTCCGCCTCCTACTTCGACCGCACGCCGTACGTCGAGCAGGACGACGAGGGCCGCGCGGTGTACGTCGAGCACCACAGGACGCTCGGTGACCGCGTCCGGGACGTCGTGACGTCGGGATTCCGGCTGGTGGACCTGGTCGAGCCGGAGTGGCCGGAGTGGAACACCTCCGAGTGGGGCGGCTGGTCGCCGCTGCGCGGGCATCTGATCCCCGGGACGGCCGTCTTCGTGTGCGAGCGCGACTGA
- the rpsA gene encoding 30S ribosomal protein S1, with protein MTSSTETTATTPQVAVNDIGNEEAFLAAIDETIKYFNDGDIVDGVIVKVDRDEVLLDIGYKTEGVIPSRELSIKHDVDPNEVVAVGDEIEALVLQKEDKEGRLILSKKRAQYERAWGTIEKIKEEDGIVTGTVIEVVKGGLILDIGLRGFLPASLVEMRRVRDLQPYVGKELEAKIIELDKNRNNVVLSRRAWLEQTQSEVRQTFLTTLQKGQVRSGVVSSIVNFGAFVDLGGVDGLVHVSELSWKHIDHPSEVVEVGQEVTVEVLDVDMDRERVSLSLKATQEDPWQQFARTHQIGQVVPGKVTKLVPFGAFVRVDEGIEGLVHISELAERHVEIPEQVVQVNDEIFVKVIDIDLERRRISLSLKQANESFGADPSAVEFDPTLYGMAASYDDQGNYIYPEGFDPETNDWLEGYETQREAWETQYAEAQQRFEQHQAQVIKSREADEKAAAEGVDTAGAAPAASSGGGGGGSYSSEGGDNSGALASDEALAALREKLAGGQS; from the coding sequence ATGACGAGCAGCACCGAGACCACCGCAACCACCCCGCAGGTAGCGGTCAACGACATCGGTAACGAGGAAGCCTTCCTCGCCGCGATCGACGAGACGATCAAGTACTTCAACGACGGCGACATCGTCGACGGCGTCATCGTGAAGGTCGACCGGGACGAGGTCCTGCTCGACATCGGTTACAAGACCGAAGGTGTGATCCCGAGCCGCGAGCTCTCGATCAAGCACGACGTCGACCCCAACGAGGTCGTCGCCGTGGGTGACGAGATCGAGGCCCTTGTTCTCCAGAAGGAGGACAAGGAAGGCCGCCTGATCCTCTCGAAGAAGCGCGCCCAGTACGAGCGGGCCTGGGGCACCATCGAGAAGATCAAGGAAGAGGACGGGATCGTCACCGGTACCGTCATCGAGGTCGTCAAGGGTGGTCTCATCCTCGACATCGGCCTCCGTGGCTTCCTCCCGGCCTCCTTGGTCGAGATGCGCCGCGTGCGCGACCTCCAGCCCTACGTGGGCAAGGAGCTCGAGGCCAAGATCATCGAGCTGGACAAGAACCGCAACAACGTGGTCCTGTCCCGCCGTGCCTGGCTGGAGCAGACCCAGTCCGAGGTCCGCCAGACGTTCCTCACCACCCTCCAGAAGGGTCAGGTCCGTTCCGGCGTCGTCTCCTCGATCGTCAACTTCGGTGCCTTCGTGGACCTGGGTGGCGTCGACGGTCTGGTCCACGTCTCCGAGCTGTCCTGGAAGCACATCGACCACCCGTCCGAGGTTGTCGAGGTCGGCCAGGAGGTCACCGTCGAGGTTCTCGACGTGGACATGGACCGCGAGCGCGTCTCCCTGTCGCTGAAGGCGACCCAGGAAGACCCGTGGCAGCAGTTCGCCCGCACCCACCAGATCGGCCAGGTCGTGCCCGGCAAGGTCACGAAGCTGGTGCCGTTCGGTGCGTTCGTCCGCGTGGACGAGGGCATCGAGGGTCTGGTCCACATCTCCGAGCTGGCCGAGCGCCACGTGGAGATCCCGGAGCAGGTCGTCCAGGTCAACGACGAGATCTTCGTCAAGGTCATCGACATCGACCTCGAGCGCCGTCGCATCAGCCTCTCGCTGAAGCAGGCCAACGAGTCCTTCGGTGCCGACCCGTCGGCGGTCGAGTTCGACCCGACCCTGTACGGCATGGCCGCGTCCTACGACGACCAGGGCAACTACATCTACCCCGAGGGCTTCGACCCCGAGACCAACGACTGGCTCGAGGGCTACGAGACCCAGCGCGAGGCGTGGGAGACCCAGTACGCCGAGGCGCAGCAGCGCTTCGAGCAGCACCAGGCGCAGGTCATCAAGTCCCGCGAGGCGGACGAGAAGGCCGCTGCCGAGGGTGTCGA